In one window of Candidatus Kinetoplastibacterium blastocrithidii (ex Strigomonas culicis) DNA:
- the miaA gene encoding tRNA (adenosine(37)-N6)-dimethylallyltransferase MiaA codes for MVKKIICITGPTATGKSSIAIELAKYWPIEIINMDSATIYRGMNIGTAKPSLYNRSITTQHLIDIREPYQTYSAADFCHDANLLIKEIIDRGNMPMIVGGTMMYYNSLRFNLDLLPTANKEIRQDIESKANIIGWSELHKYLSQIDSEIASKIAPNDKQRIQRAIEIYTITGKPMSSLLNIREKNKNQISRYITISLEPPEREYLHKKIIERFNSMIENGLIEEVYSLYCRRDLGPELPSIKCVGYKQIWEFFEKKISLNSAIEKSIIATKKLAKKQMTWLRAQKERTIIDCSSNKILGNVLDGINTILNRP; via the coding sequence ATGGTAAAAAAAATTATTTGTATCACAGGGCCTACTGCTACAGGCAAGAGCTCAATAGCAATAGAATTAGCAAAATATTGGCCTATAGAAATTATTAATATGGATTCTGCCACAATATACCGTGGTATGAATATAGGAACAGCAAAACCATCTTTATATAACAGGTCAATTACTACTCAACATCTGATTGACATAAGGGAACCTTATCAAACATATTCTGCTGCTGACTTCTGCCATGATGCGAACTTACTTATAAAAGAAATTATAGATAGGGGCAATATGCCTATGATAGTTGGTGGAACAATGATGTATTATAATTCATTGAGGTTTAACCTAGACTTATTGCCTACCGCTAATAAGGAAATAAGACAAGATATAGAATCAAAAGCAAATATAATCGGATGGTCAGAACTTCATAAATATTTATCACAAATAGACTCGGAAATAGCATCGAAAATTGCGCCTAACGACAAGCAAAGAATACAAAGAGCTATAGAAATATATACAATCACTGGTAAACCCATGTCCAGTTTGCTGAATATTCGAGAGAAAAATAAAAATCAAATAAGCCGATATATCACAATAAGCCTTGAGCCACCAGAAAGAGAATACCTGCATAAAAAAATAATAGAAAGATTCAATTCTATGATTGAAAATGGTCTAATTGAAGAGGTTTATTCTCTTTATTGTCGTAGAGACCTTGGTCCAGAACTACCCTCAATAAAATGTGTTGGTTATAAACAAATATGGGAATTCTTTGAGAAAAAAATATCTTTAAATTCTGCGATAGAGAAAAGTATAATAGCCACCAAAAAACTTGCAAAGAAACAAATGACCTGGCTTAGAGCCCAAAAAGAAAGAACAATCATAGATTGTTCTTCTAACAAAATACTTGGGAATGTATTGGACGGCATAAATACTATATTAAACCGTCCATAA
- a CDS encoding tRNA threonylcarbamoyladenosine dehydratase, with translation MNNAKMDRRFSGVIKLYGYENYRKLQNSHVIIVGIGGVGSWAAEALARSGIGSITLVDLDNIAESNINRQTHSLVSTIGKSKVEVMSDRIAEINPECNVRAIEDFLSYENIDSLIQTDCNSIIDCIDQVDIKVELSLYSVRNKLPLIVCGSAGGKTDVLKLLQGDISIATNDPILSKMRNILRRKYGFPTHVIKRNNKKSIPNMGITALWINQQIIIPSLNCDRGFTHNLSCSGYGSIVTVTATMGFVGANIALNNILNY, from the coding sequence ATGAATAATGCAAAAATGGATAGAAGATTTAGTGGCGTCATAAAACTATATGGTTATGAAAATTACCGGAAATTACAAAACTCACATGTGATTATTGTTGGTATTGGTGGCGTTGGATCTTGGGCAGCAGAAGCCCTAGCAAGGTCAGGAATTGGATCTATAACATTGGTTGATCTAGATAATATTGCTGAATCAAATATAAATAGACAAACACATTCCTTAGTTTCTACGATAGGGAAATCAAAGGTTGAGGTGATGTCAGATAGGATTGCAGAAATAAATCCAGAGTGTAATGTTCGTGCTATAGAAGATTTTTTATCATATGAAAATATTGATAGCTTAATACAGACAGATTGTAACTCAATAATTGATTGTATAGATCAGGTTGATATCAAGGTAGAATTGTCATTATACTCGGTAAGAAATAAATTACCTTTAATAGTTTGTGGTAGTGCAGGTGGTAAAACTGATGTTTTAAAATTGTTGCAAGGTGATATTTCAATAGCAACTAATGATCCTATTTTGTCTAAAATGAGAAACATCCTTAGGCGTAAATATGGATTTCCTACTCATGTTATTAAGAGAAATAATAAGAAGTCTATACCTAACATGGGGATTACCGCACTATGGATTAATCAGCAGATAATAATTCCTTCATTAAATTGCGATAGGGGATTTACTCATAATCTATCATGTTCTGGATACGGATCTATTGTTACAGTAACCGCAACAATGGGTTTTGTTGGTGCAAATATTGCTCTGAACAATATATTAAATTATTAA
- a CDS encoding flavin reductase family protein produces MKPEIQTQQKELRQLLGNFVTGVTIITTHGLMNRPYGLTINSFNSLSLDPPLILWSLSIKSTNKNIFLNCSNYVIHILSNEQTEIANSFAIKNPPDRFKNIKTKFSPSGTIMLDIEYKAWIDCKNYRHYIEGDHLLMIGKVQYYHYSNAEPLIFYNGDFYKKLSHI; encoded by the coding sequence ATGAAGCCTGAAATACAAACTCAACAGAAGGAACTTAGACAATTATTAGGTAACTTTGTTACAGGCGTAACAATTATAACTACGCATGGCTTAATGAATAGACCATACGGATTAACTATCAATTCTTTTAATTCTTTATCGCTAGATCCCCCGTTAATTCTTTGGAGTCTGTCTATAAAGTCAACAAATAAGAATATTTTTCTAAATTGTAGCAACTATGTAATACATATTTTATCTAACGAACAAACTGAAATAGCAAATTCTTTTGCAATAAAAAATCCACCAGACAGATTCAAAAATATAAAGACAAAATTTTCACCAAGTGGAACAATAATGTTAGATATAGAATATAAGGCTTGGATAGATTGTAAAAACTATAGACACTACATAGAAGGGGATCATCTATTAATGATAGGAAAAGTACAATATTACCATTATTCTAATGCGGAACCATTGATATTCTATAATGGTGATTTTTATAAAAAACTTTCACATATTTAA
- the mutL gene encoding DNA mismatch repair endonuclease MutL — translation MCNNRPILQLPDYLINQIAAGEIIERPSSIIKELLENSIDADSINIEIYIDGGGIKNITVIDDGFGIPHDELSLALQRHTTNKIYNISDLSNITSMGFRGEALASISSITKLELISRTKKDKHAWQINNTDFLVHPYQGKIGTVVNVSQIFDNIPARRKFLRSESTELAHCITTIENIALAHPKISFKIFNKNRIVKQFITTDHEQRIYEILEGRIQKKSIKVYMSNKIMEISGILSNNANIDEKHDYRYLYVNKRYIHDRMITHAIKSAYSDISYGKQTPSFVIFLNIDPDSIDINVHPTKNEVRFLTGNIVYQFILKAINNAISDFSIKNIVTHKKNSGIKEITVQTPEQIAIDYIHDNKESEIPLTRIDDNKEHPLGEAIAQLHGTYILAQNDDGLIIVDTHAAHERIIYEKLKDSFKSKKIQTQKFLTPVTFRTKEKFVQLVEEYEEWFNMLGFDLKPYAPDSVAIYYIPSLLIGHDIEPLVITMIEELNSIGHSIFFEEYSNRIVSTIACHCSMRANRKLHMNEMNALLRQMEETKRSNQCNHGRPTWVHWSLKHIDKMFLRGQ, via the coding sequence ATGTGTAATAATCGACCAATATTACAACTTCCTGACTACTTAATAAATCAAATAGCAGCAGGAGAAATTATTGAACGTCCATCATCTATAATTAAAGAACTATTAGAAAACTCTATCGATGCAGATTCAATAAATATAGAGATATATATAGATGGCGGAGGAATTAAAAACATCACAGTCATAGATGATGGGTTTGGAATACCCCATGATGAGCTAAGTCTAGCGCTACAAAGACATACCACTAACAAAATATATAATATCTCTGATCTTAGCAATATAACTTCCATGGGTTTTAGAGGAGAAGCTCTAGCATCAATTTCATCTATAACAAAACTAGAACTAATATCACGCACCAAAAAAGATAAACATGCATGGCAAATTAATAATACAGATTTTTTAGTGCATCCATATCAAGGAAAAATAGGCACAGTAGTCAATGTTAGTCAGATTTTTGATAACATTCCAGCTCGTCGCAAATTTCTACGCTCTGAAAGCACAGAGCTAGCTCACTGCATTACAACAATAGAGAACATTGCCTTAGCTCATCCTAAAATATCATTTAAAATTTTTAATAAAAATAGAATCGTAAAACAATTTATAACAACAGATCATGAGCAACGCATTTATGAAATCTTAGAAGGAAGAATTCAAAAAAAATCAATAAAAGTTTATATGTCTAACAAAATTATGGAAATAAGTGGCATATTATCTAACAACGCAAACATTGATGAAAAACATGATTATAGATACTTATATGTAAATAAAAGATATATTCATGATCGTATGATAACCCATGCCATAAAATCTGCTTACTCGGACATAAGCTATGGTAAACAAACTCCTTCCTTTGTTATCTTCCTAAATATAGATCCAGATAGTATTGATATAAATGTACATCCTACTAAAAATGAAGTTCGTTTTCTAACTGGTAATATAGTATATCAATTTATTCTAAAAGCAATAAACAATGCCATCTCTGATTTTAGTATTAAGAACATTGTGACACATAAAAAAAACTCTGGAATAAAAGAAATAACTGTTCAAACACCAGAACAAATTGCCATAGACTATATACACGATAATAAAGAATCAGAAATACCCTTAACTAGAATAGATGATAATAAAGAGCATCCACTTGGAGAAGCTATAGCACAATTACATGGCACTTATATTTTAGCTCAGAATGATGATGGTTTAATAATTGTTGATACACATGCCGCTCATGAGCGTATAATTTACGAAAAATTAAAAGATTCTTTCAAATCAAAAAAAATTCAAACACAGAAATTTTTAACTCCAGTAACTTTTAGAACGAAGGAAAAATTTGTACAATTAGTAGAAGAATACGAAGAATGGTTTAACATGCTAGGATTTGATTTAAAACCATATGCTCCAGATTCAGTTGCAATATACTACATACCATCTTTATTAATTGGACATGATATTGAGCCTTTAGTAATTACCATGATAGAAGAATTAAATTCAATCGGGCACTCTATATTTTTTGAGGAATATAGTAATAGAATAGTATCTACAATAGCTTGTCATTGTTCTATGAGAGCAAATAGAAAATTACATATGAATGAAATGAATGCATTATTACGACAAATGGAAGAAACAAAAAGATCTAATCAATGCAATCATGGCAGACCAACATGGGTACATTGGTCTTTGAAACATATTGATAAAATGTTCTTGCGCGGTCAATAA
- a CDS encoding excinuclease ABC subunit A, translating to MPDVTIVCESCNGLRFNKETLMIEFLSKNIGETLMMEVDQAMEHFSNFPLIYRPLKFLHDIGLGYLSIGQSSSTLSGGESQRVKIVSELIRNDMIINKDCKNIQQHTLYVMNEPTTGLSISDIESLVAMLQELIKSGNSIIAVEHNLDFINQADWIVDMGPGGGSCGGNIVFQGQFKSLLDKSDKLTSTQEAVQNFILKK from the coding sequence ATGCCTGATGTTACGATTGTATGTGAATCTTGTAATGGATTAAGATTCAATAAAGAAACATTAATGATAGAATTCCTAAGTAAGAATATAGGTGAAACATTAATGATGGAAGTAGACCAAGCTATGGAACATTTTTCTAATTTTCCTTTAATATATAGACCTCTAAAATTTTTACATGACATAGGACTTGGGTACCTTTCTATCGGCCAATCATCTTCTACATTATCGGGTGGAGAATCTCAACGCGTTAAAATCGTGTCAGAACTCATACGAAATGATATGATAATTAATAAGGATTGCAAAAATATACAGCAACACACGTTATATGTTATGAATGAGCCAACTACTGGATTATCCATCTCCGATATAGAAAGCCTTGTGGCAATGCTACAAGAATTAATAAAATCTGGAAACTCTATCATAGCCGTAGAGCATAATTTAGACTTTATTAATCAGGCTGACTGGATAGTTGATATGGGTCCTGGGGGAGGTTCTTGTGGCGGCAACATTGTATTTCAAGGTCAATTTAAATCACTATTAGATAAATCTGACAAATTAACATCAACACAAGAAGCTGTACAAAATTTTATATTGAAAAAATGA
- the pdxH gene encoding pyridoxamine 5'-phosphate oxidase has translation MLLSNLRQDYTKGNLIEKDLKTSPFEQFELWFNHVLEEKIPDPNAMVLSTVNNKEEPSSRIMLLKDFDCKGFVFYTNYDSRKGHDLEYNSNACLLFFWQSLERQIRINGVIKKIKDRDSDLYYESRPLESRIGAWASLQSKVMRDKEDLNKRINLYTEKFGNNPTRPKNWGGYILEPKLFEFWQGGSSRLHDRITYTKDSDKKWKIERLYP, from the coding sequence ATGTTACTATCAAATTTACGACAAGATTATACAAAAGGTAATCTAATAGAAAAGGATTTAAAAACATCACCTTTTGAACAGTTTGAACTATGGTTTAATCATGTTTTAGAAGAAAAAATTCCAGATCCTAATGCAATGGTTCTAAGTACAGTTAATAATAAAGAAGAACCATCATCAAGAATTATGTTGCTAAAAGACTTTGACTGCAAAGGATTTGTATTCTATACAAACTATGATTCTCGTAAAGGTCATGACTTAGAATATAATTCTAACGCATGTTTATTATTTTTTTGGCAATCATTAGAGCGTCAAATTAGAATAAATGGAGTCATAAAAAAAATAAAAGATCGTGATTCCGATTTATATTATGAAAGTAGACCTCTAGAATCACGTATAGGTGCTTGGGCTTCATTGCAAAGCAAAGTAATGCGAGATAAAGAGGATCTAAACAAACGTATCAATTTATATACAGAAAAATTTGGTAACAACCCTACACGACCTAAAAACTGGGGAGGATATATATTAGAACCAAAACTGTTTGAATTCTGGCAAGGTGGATCGTCACGTCTACATGATAGGATTACTTATACTAAAGATAGTGACAAAAAATGGAAGATAGAAAGATTATATCCATAA
- a CDS encoding N-acetylmuramoyl-L-alanine amidase family protein, giving the protein MPYVLIETAFISNPKEEMLLKSEEYQHKFAEDVIKSINYYFKLNNNI; this is encoded by the coding sequence ATACCATATGTCCTTATAGAAACTGCATTTATAAGCAATCCTAAAGAGGAAATGCTCTTGAAATCAGAAGAATATCAGCATAAATTTGCAGAAGATGTTATAAAAAGCATAAACTATTACTTTAAACTAAATAATAATATTTAG
- the tsaE gene encoding tRNA (adenosine(37)-N6)-threonylcarbamoyltransferase complex ATPase subunit type 1 TsaE — translation MYTIKISELKETSILAASIAESICKEERSNGKIIYLYGDLGSGKTTLVRYFLQSFGIVDNIKSPSFSIMEQYYINEISFYHFDFYRFNHQSEVLNIGLNELKDKNTIMLIEWPEKAIGFLPKPDLEILLSCSEIGTDVERYATLSTQKNKEEKWLTNIISAYKHVLAHT, via the coding sequence ATGTATACAATAAAAATATCTGAGCTGAAGGAAACTTCGATACTGGCTGCCTCTATTGCAGAATCTATATGTAAAGAGGAAAGATCTAATGGAAAAATTATTTATTTATACGGCGATCTTGGTTCTGGAAAAACTACTTTAGTAAGATATTTTTTGCAAAGTTTTGGCATAGTTGATAATATTAAAAGCCCTAGTTTTTCTATAATGGAACAATATTATATTAATGAAATTAGTTTTTATCACTTTGATTTTTATAGATTTAATCATCAATCAGAGGTATTAAATATAGGGCTTAACGAACTAAAAGATAAAAACACTATTATGTTGATTGAATGGCCAGAAAAAGCTATAGGATTTTTACCAAAACCTGATTTAGAAATATTGCTATCATGCTCAGAAATAGGGACTGATGTGGAACGTTATGCCACTTTGTCTACACAAAAAAATAAAGAAGAAAAATGGCTGACAAATATAATAAGCGCTTACAAGCATGTATTGGCTCACACATAA
- the purM gene encoding phosphoribosylformylglycinamidine cyclo-ligase yields the protein MITSNIKSLNYLDSGVNIDAGESLVNRIKPLAARTKRKEVLKGIGGFGALFEISKNFKEPVLVSGTDGVGTKLRLAFEWNRHNTVGIDLVAMSVNDILVQGAEPLFFLDYFACGKLSVDIAASVIDGVARGCELAGCALIGGETAEMPGMYPVGEYDLAGFAVGIVEKAKIINGESINEGDAILGLASSGAHSNGYSLIRKVLEHTGSSPDQDFYGQPLSEVIMAPTHIYVKQVLSLISEYGSSIKGLAHITGGGLLDNIPRVLNSGLSAKLFRDSWTMPNLFNWLQKNGNISDEEMYRVFNCGIGMVIVVPNSEADSIMKTLISYGEKVSRIGEVVETKSGFPQTYVL from the coding sequence ATGATTACTTCAAACATTAAATCTCTTAATTATTTGGATTCTGGTGTAAATATCGATGCAGGGGAAAGCTTAGTTAATAGAATAAAACCTTTAGCTGCGCGAACCAAGCGTAAGGAAGTGCTTAAAGGTATTGGTGGATTCGGAGCTTTGTTCGAGATCTCCAAAAACTTTAAAGAGCCAGTATTAGTTTCCGGTACAGATGGTGTAGGAACAAAGTTACGCTTGGCATTTGAATGGAATCGTCATAATACTGTTGGTATAGACTTAGTAGCCATGAGCGTTAATGACATATTGGTGCAGGGAGCAGAGCCATTATTTTTTTTAGACTATTTCGCTTGTGGTAAGTTATCAGTTGATATAGCAGCTTCAGTTATAGATGGTGTTGCTAGGGGATGCGAGTTAGCCGGATGTGCTCTTATTGGTGGAGAAACAGCAGAAATGCCTGGCATGTATCCTGTTGGCGAATATGATCTAGCTGGTTTTGCTGTTGGCATTGTTGAAAAAGCAAAAATAATAAATGGAGAGTCTATAAATGAGGGAGATGCTATTCTTGGTTTAGCATCTAGCGGAGCTCACTCTAACGGATACTCTTTAATTAGAAAAGTGTTGGAGCACACTGGATCAAGTCCGGATCAAGATTTCTATGGGCAACCATTGTCAGAGGTTATTATGGCGCCAACCCATATTTATGTTAAACAGGTTTTATCTTTAATATCTGAATATGGTAGTTCTATAAAAGGCTTGGCACATATTACTGGTGGTGGATTATTGGATAATATCCCTCGTGTACTAAATTCAGGATTATCTGCAAAATTATTTCGAGATTCTTGGACCATGCCTAATTTGTTTAATTGGCTACAAAAAAATGGCAACATATCTGACGAAGAAATGTATAGAGTGTTTAATTGTGGTATAGGAATGGTTATCGTGGTTCCAAATAGTGAAGCTGATTCTATCATGAAGACATTAATCTCTTATGGAGAAAAAGTTAGTAGAATAGGGGAGGTTGTGGAAACTAAAAGTGGTTTTCCTCAGACTTACGTGTTATAA